From a region of the Gossypium raimondii isolate GPD5lz chromosome 10, ASM2569854v1, whole genome shotgun sequence genome:
- the LOC105774904 gene encoding mediator of RNA polymerase II transcription subunit 9, with protein sequence MDPSAGGGSCTTVPSVPPHSNVSTPSNQDPPYLSPPPPPSQQQQVQQDQHHQSLPSHFHLLHLVENLGDAIDNGTRDQHSDDLINELNKHFEKCQQLLNSIGASINTKPMTVEGQKQKLEESEQLLNQRRDLIANCRSSVEDLVKTEP encoded by the exons ATGGATCCGTCCGCAGGAGGTGGAAGCTGTACTACGGTTCCAAGCGTCCCACCCCACAGTAACGTATCTACTCCCTCAAATCAAGACCCTCCATACCTCTCTCCTCCACCTCCACCATCACAACAACAACAAGTGCAGCAGGATCAACATCATCAGTCACTACCTTCTCACTTTCACCTCTTACAC TTGGTCGAGAATTTGGGTGATGCAATTGATAATGGAACTCGGGATCAACATTCTGATGATTTG ATTAATGAACTGAACAAGCATTTTGAGAAGTGCCAACAGCTTTTAAACTCGATTGGGGCATCAATTAATACCAAACCTATG ACTGTTGAAGGACAAAAGCAAAAGCTGGAGGAAAGTGAACAATTGTTAAATCAAAGGAG GGATCTAATTGCCAACTGTAGAAGCTCTGTTGAAGATCTTGTGAAGACTGAGCCATAG
- the LOC105776468 gene encoding NDR1/HIN1-like protein 13 has product MTDRVYPSSKQPTNGTAPTTTSAAAAANPSFPATKSQLYGASRPLYRPQTKRHRYRRSCCCSCCLWTTILILVLILLVAIAGAILYVLYRPHRPTFTISSLKVSTLNVTSASKVITNIHLNVTAKNPNKKLVYIYDPITISLITNDEIDIGEGSLGSFVHGNKNTTLLKAAITSSNRQELDEASAGKLRSGLKSKKGLPLKIKLDTKVKAKMGALKTPKVGIRVVCEGIKATAPKGKSATIASTSNAKCKVDLRLKIWKWTL; this is encoded by the coding sequence ATGACTGACAGGGTTTACCCTTCATCCAAACAACCCACAAATGGCACCGCCCCCACCACCACCTCCGCCGCCGCTGCCGCCAACCCTTCGTTTCCCGCCACTAAATCTCAACTCTATGGAGCCTCTCGCCCTCTATACCGTCCACAAACCAAGCGCCACCGTTACCGCCGCTCATGCTGTTGTTCTTGCTGCCTTTGGACCACAATACTTATCCTTGTTCTTATCCTCCTAGTCGCCATAGCTGGTGCTATCTTATACGTCCTTTACCGTCCCCACCGCCCTACTTTCACGATCTCCTCCCTCAAGGTCTCGACCCTTAATGTAACCTCAGCTTCCAAGGTCATCACCAACATCCACCTTAACGTCACCGCCAAAAACCCGAACAAAAAGCTCGTCTACATTTACGACCCAATCACCATATCTCTTATCACAAACGACGAGATCGATATAGGGGAGGGTTCCTTGGGCTCCTTCGTGCATGGCAATAAAAACACGACTCTTTTGAAAGCTGCCATAACAAGTAGCAACAGGCAAGAACTTGATGAGGCTTCAGCTGGCAAGTTAAGGAGCGGTTTGAAGAGCAAGAAGGGTCTGCCATTAAAGATAAAGCTGGACACTAAAGTGAAAGCAAAGATGGGAGCACTGAAGACCCCCAAGGTTGGGATTAGGGTAGTTTGTGAAGGGATTAAAGCTACTGCTCCCAAGGGGAAATCAGCAACAATAGCTTCAACTTCTAATGCAAAGTGTAAGGTTGATTTGAGGCTCAAGATCTGGAAATGGACTTTATGA
- the LOC105775939 gene encoding LOB domain-containing protein 22: MSISRTGSNGTTQACAACKYQRRKCAPDCILAPYFPHDRQRQFQNAHKLFGVSNITKIIKNLNPPEKDIAMRTIVFQSDARANDPVGGCYRIIQELQRQIEYSQAELDLVLHQLAICRAQAAQQQHSDLTLGCDMINPQDPLNSYNSNYYYVQEPHEELFAVNDNNQQHQLQENYDHSWGIQESTSALSTLNIKQSFMKQSEHNDVHEDEVKHDYGIACERHEMKFENDDIVERRFVPSTQLVMSS, translated from the coding sequence ATGAGCATTTCGAGAACTGGTAGTAACGGTACAACGCAAGCTTGCGCTGCATGTAAATACCAACGTAGGAAGTGTGCACCGGACTGCATTCTCGCCCCATATTTCCCTCACGATCGGCAACGACAGTTCCAAAACGCGCATAAATTGTTCGGGGTCAGCAACATCACCAAGATCATTAAGAACCTTAACCCTCCCGAAAAGGACATAGCCATGCGTACGATCGTGTTTCAGTCCGACGCACGAGCTAATGACCCTGTTGGAGGTTGTTATAGGATCATTCAAGAGCTTCAACGACAAATCGAATACAGCCAGGCCGAACTTGACCTGGTTTTACATCAGCTAGCCATATGCCGAGCACAGGCCGCTCAACAACAACATAGCGATTTAACGCTAGGTTGCGATATGATCAATCCCCAGGATCCATTGAACTCGTATAACTCCAACTATTATTACGTCCAAGAACCTCACGAGGAACTGTTTGCGGTGAACGATAACAACCAACAACATCAGTTGCAAGAAAACTATGATCATTCATGGGGCATACAAGAATCGACGTCAGCATTGTCGACATTGAATATCAAGCAGAGTTTTATGAAACAAAGTGAACATAATGACGTACATGAGGATGAAGTGAAGCATGATTATGGGATAGCTTGTGAAAGGCATGAGATGAAGTTTGAGAACGATGATATAGTTGAAAGGAGGTTTGTGCCATCCACACAATTAGTTATGTCATCTTAA